From Bacteroidota bacterium, one genomic window encodes:
- a CDS encoding HD domain-containing protein, protein MKSAHLKIVNDPIYGFIQIPFESVFRLIEHPSFQRLRRIRQLGMTHLVYPGAHHTRFHHALGAMYLMGEAIEILRSKGHEITPAEAEAVTIAILLHDIGHGPFSHALEDSIVPGIKHEEISALFMDALNKDFNGELSLAIEIFRDRYPKRFLHQLVSSQLDVDRLDYLTRDSFFTGVSEGVISHDRIIKMLEVCNDQLAIEEKGIYSIEKFIVARRLMYWQVYLHKTVVCAEQLLINILRRAKDLRRDGIDLFATPALACFLERVYTREDFLNDPSLLGTFSELDDSDITTAVKQWSKHSDPILSELCRRMMNRQLFKIVLQKEKFSDSFIIDKKAQVADMYRLNPDEVSYFVVHGALVNNAYDTRSDKINILLKNGDVLDIADAADTLNIKSISGPIEKYYISFPK, encoded by the coding sequence GTGAAATCAGCCCACTTAAAGATTGTGAATGACCCTATTTACGGGTTTATTCAAATACCCTTTGAGAGTGTTTTTCGTCTCATTGAGCATCCTTCATTTCAGCGGTTGAGAAGGATACGCCAGCTCGGAATGACACATCTGGTCTATCCCGGTGCGCATCATACCCGTTTTCATCATGCTCTGGGTGCCATGTACCTGATGGGAGAAGCTATCGAAATTCTTCGTTCCAAAGGGCATGAAATTACTCCGGCGGAAGCGGAGGCAGTCACCATTGCCATTCTGTTACACGATATTGGTCACGGACCTTTTTCACATGCTCTGGAAGACAGCATTGTTCCGGGCATTAAGCATGAAGAAATTTCAGCGCTCTTCATGGATGCTTTAAACAAAGATTTCAATGGGGAGCTCTCCCTTGCCATTGAGATTTTCAGAGACCGATATCCCAAACGTTTTTTACATCAATTGGTGAGCAGTCAGTTGGATGTTGACCGACTTGACTATCTGACTAGGGATAGTTTTTTTACCGGAGTTTCAGAAGGAGTGATTAGTCACGATCGCATTATTAAAATGCTTGAAGTATGTAATGATCAGCTTGCCATTGAAGAAAAAGGAATCTATTCAATAGAGAAATTTATAGTCGCAAGGCGATTGATGTACTGGCAGGTGTACCTCCACAAAACTGTTGTTTGCGCCGAGCAATTGCTCATCAATATCCTGCGCCGGGCCAAGGATCTTAGACGGGACGGGATAGATTTATTCGCTACACCTGCGTTGGCATGTTTTCTGGAGAGAGTTTATACACGCGAAGATTTTCTGAATGATCCGTCGCTGCTGGGTACATTTTCAGAGCTGGACGACAGTGATATCACTACAGCCGTGAAACAATGGAGTAAACATTCTGACCCGATTCTCTCAGAGTTGTGCAGGAGAATGATGAACAGGCAGCTTTTTAAAATAGTCCTGCAGAAGGAAAAATTCTCAGATTCATTTATCATTGATAAAAAAGCACAGGTTGCAGATATGTATCGCCTGAATCCCGATGAAGTGAGTTATTTTGTTGTACATGGTGCTCTTGTGAACAATGCATATGATACCCGAAGTGACAAAATCAATATTCTCCTGAAGAACGGAGATGTTTTGGATATTGCAGATGCGGCGGATACTTTGAATATAAAATCAATCAGCGGTCCGATTGAAAAGTATTATATTTCTTTTCCGAAATAA
- a CDS encoding T9SS type A sorting domain-containing protein, protein MIKTKLFIRCLFICLIIGVAADILTNKAKSYSDYTTAFTPFYNYTGSPHDVQNCTSCHTGVAPQNNPVVASIFSNIPASGYNPLSVYTVTVRVASIGYTSFGFSLCSLDSIDQFKGTLTSTSSRTFASYGGVAGKYITQTLTGLVNTDSANWSFNWTAPPAGSGRITFYAAIVIGDGNGSSIPYSSTSDLTYLANLQIQERSCAPIQPDPVVGPVTVCSNSTVTYSVPAVSGATSYTWDLPTGWTGTSSTNSITATASGIGGNVSVFASNACGNGDPISQSITVVPAVTTSISATDATCFDANNASVSVSPLSGTAPFTYSWQPASGFGSSANSLSPGTYTATITDFYGCTVTASASVTEPSQIVVTTSSTPATCGIANGTATANSQGGTGNYTYLWSHAGETDSTISQLSSGTYTVLVTDDHGCTQTGAVTIIAPNAPVISLEAQSNVTCHGSANGSTSVTVTDGTLPYSYSWTPNVSNTDSAYNLAPANYTIIVTDDLGCSTSYSTLITEPDLLGSAITSSPIHCNGDADGALDVSITGGISPYTFSWNTNPVQNTSTATGLAAGTYTVTFTDNNGCSGTNSGTVNEPAPLTTMVTQHFVYCYNGTIGSLAKVWVSGGTGNYSYLWNTGQTTDSIANIPAGNYSVTITDQNGCTMVQPFTILQPDSIHASDISTDLHCYNDHSGIASVTVTGGSAPYTYYWPNDTSNHSASFTGLAAGNYQVYISDFYGCYKIKTLVVHQPAQLVSQAFTDSSVCRPDTIHLGGIPTATGGTSPYSYLWSPSRYLDNPASPNPFCIPDSSTTYTLSITDANNCTSSSTVDITVFQHDPLYITEGNDTMLWTLGGFDSYQWYLDGSVLQNATHSYLATHANGNYTIEVVDTNGCRFMSEIYSFEVSMQDILNRLDLMIYPNPVSTSLNLKLPLEMMQGNYMIMDGTGRLVLKGLINDLISKIDISQLGSGMYTLIIEKNDFLKKLQFTKE, encoded by the coding sequence ATGATTAAAACGAAACTTTTTATTCGTTGCCTTTTTATTTGTCTCATTATAGGTGTCGCTGCAGACATTCTGACCAATAAAGCAAAGTCATATTCCGATTACACAACCGCTTTTACCCCCTTCTATAATTATACAGGTTCTCCTCATGATGTTCAGAATTGCACTTCATGTCACACCGGAGTCGCTCCTCAGAATAATCCCGTTGTCGCAAGCATCTTCTCAAATATTCCTGCTTCAGGTTATAATCCATTGTCTGTATACACGGTTACTGTCCGTGTAGCAAGCATAGGATACACCTCCTTTGGATTCTCACTTTGCTCTCTGGATTCCATCGACCAGTTCAAGGGTACATTGACATCAACTTCTTCGAGGACATTTGCTTCATACGGAGGTGTTGCTGGAAAATACATTACACAAACACTCACAGGACTGGTGAATACCGACTCAGCTAACTGGAGCTTTAACTGGACAGCCCCACCTGCCGGATCAGGTAGAATCACATTTTATGCAGCCATTGTTATTGGAGACGGAAATGGAAGTTCCATTCCATATTCCTCCACTTCTGACCTGACTTATCTCGCCAATTTACAAATACAGGAAAGAAGTTGCGCTCCTATTCAACCGGATCCTGTTGTTGGCCCTGTTACCGTGTGCAGTAATTCTACCGTGACCTATTCTGTACCGGCTGTTTCAGGAGCGACAAGTTATACATGGGATCTTCCCACGGGATGGACAGGTACATCTAGCACTAATTCAATTACTGCAACGGCGAGTGGTATCGGTGGTAATGTTTCAGTATTTGCCTCAAATGCATGCGGGAATGGGGATCCCATCAGTCAGTCCATAACCGTTGTTCCGGCAGTAACGACTAGCATTTCCGCCACGGATGCAACATGTTTCGATGCCAACAATGCGTCTGTTTCCGTAAGCCCCCTGAGTGGTACAGCTCCATTTACATACAGCTGGCAACCTGCATCCGGCTTTGGTTCGTCTGCAAATTCACTTTCACCGGGAACCTATACGGCTACAATTACTGATTTTTACGGATGCACTGTCACCGCTTCTGCAAGCGTGACAGAACCTTCACAAATTGTAGTGACTACCTCTTCAACTCCTGCCACATGTGGAATTGCAAATGGAACAGCTACTGCAAATTCTCAGGGTGGTACCGGGAATTATACTTATCTCTGGTCCCATGCCGGAGAAACCGATTCTACAATTTCACAATTATCGAGTGGAACTTATACCGTGCTGGTGACAGATGATCATGGTTGCACTCAGACTGGAGCCGTCACCATCATTGCTCCAAACGCCCCTGTCATCAGCCTTGAAGCACAAAGCAATGTCACCTGTCATGGAAGTGCAAATGGTAGCACATCAGTCACGGTTACAGATGGAACTTTGCCTTATTCTTATAGCTGGACTCCAAATGTGAGTAACACAGATTCCGCGTACAATCTTGCCCCCGCAAATTACACCATTATTGTCACTGACGATCTGGGCTGTTCAACCTCCTATTCCACACTTATAACCGAACCCGATCTTCTCGGTTCAGCAATCACATCTTCTCCAATACACTGCAATGGAGATGCAGACGGAGCTCTGGATGTTAGCATAACCGGCGGTATATCACCTTACACATTTTCATGGAACACAAATCCGGTCCAAAACACTTCAACGGCCACCGGTCTCGCAGCAGGAACATACACTGTGACATTCACAGATAACAACGGTTGCTCAGGCACGAATTCAGGAACTGTTAACGAACCTGCCCCTTTGACCACAATGGTCACCCAACATTTTGTTTATTGTTATAATGGAACCATTGGTTCCCTTGCAAAAGTATGGGTTTCGGGTGGTACTGGTAATTACTCCTATCTCTGGAATACAGGTCAAACAACTGATTCAATTGCAAACATTCCTGCAGGGAATTATTCTGTGACTATCACGGATCAAAATGGATGCACTATGGTGCAGCCATTTACGATCCTACAACCTGATTCGATTCATGCTAGTGACATTTCTACAGATCTTCATTGCTACAACGATCACAGCGGTATCGCTTCTGTTACAGTAACCGGAGGCAGTGCTCCGTATACATATTACTGGCCCAATGATACTTCCAATCATTCTGCCTCATTCACCGGACTGGCGGCAGGAAATTATCAGGTTTATATCAGCGATTTTTACGGTTGTTACAAAATCAAAACACTGGTTGTCCATCAACCCGCACAACTAGTCAGTCAGGCTTTTACAGATAGTTCAGTTTGCAGACCAGATACAATCCATCTTGGAGGGATTCCGACTGCCACCGGTGGTACTTCTCCTTATTCGTACCTATGGTCTCCTTCAAGATATCTTGACAACCCTGCATCGCCAAACCCATTTTGTATCCCTGACAGTTCCACAACTTATACACTTTCCATCACCGATGCTAACAATTGTACTTCTTCTTCTACAGTAGATATTACGGTATTTCAACACGACCCATTATATATAACCGAAGGAAATGACACCATGCTCTGGACCCTTGGGGGATTCGATAGTTATCAATGGTATCTGGATGGTTCAGTACTTCAAAATGCAACTCATTCTTATCTTGCAACACACGCGAATGGAAACTACACCATTGAAGTTGTAGATACCAACGGATGCCGATTCATGTCGGAAATTTATTCTTTTGAAGTATCCATGCAGGATATTCTCAACAGACTCGATCTGATGATTTATCCTAATCCAGTAAGTACTTCTCTGAATCTGAAATTGCCCTTAGAAATGATGCAAGGAAATTATATGATTATGGATGGCACAGGGCGCCTGGTCTTAAAAGGACTTATAAATGATCTGATTTCAAAAATTGATATATCGCAACTTGGTTCAGGTATGTATACATTGATCATAGAGAAAAACGATTTCTTGAAAAAGTTACAATTCACGAAAGAGTAG
- a CDS encoding T9SS type A sorting domain-containing protein, whose product MKKLLFILLCLFSVFIEQGNSQNYCLPQYTGTLPNATYIQQVVLGDLRDNHSIAHQAAQYIDYSSTTTTDSFYLYTTELIRGKNQSLRIVANKPGCAFTAWIDYNEDFSFDGQDEKIGVIYGPGASGTIQFHIPSWVNPGDKRLRVMVTDTTSGLGLRSDFLACEPIDPLIGQTLDYTVEIDSNYCFPILSQCDTTFMIDGIEFGNIVNLNTGKGTDCHSDYTNNPVFLGQFSSGFNLPITFHLKNLLSNFAYLNTWIDFDDDGENEHYERFNTIVIPVPAGPPVDKDTTTTITLPNATGFKRFRVQLSNAQVTTTYEDEACVSFARGEYEDYLIYLSDTLCYPSNSGSSVNGTFVNDLNVDGFSTPLSAGGTVVYKNYYDSVSAAIPLTADTTHNILVQWVKPIGTTAYVGIFADWNNDGEFNISNANENLLLGSSDRILYYTDNGAGAQQSRPFKFRTPTNLSAGPIHLRVVVSDSAKFNFQCPNPDSVHSGEIEDYKLIIANDDSLAPIPYVIPSPGLGSGTQGVHNFCPGYVQFFDASYHHPSKWHWYFPGGQPTEDTVPNPRIFYSNAGAHSVRLVVENSFGVSDTVTWTDLIYITANGINFRDSLGNSLTGSVVSCSGASSFQLNAQDGYFDSYSWNNGAGTSAQFSSTSASLPDTNRVVLLTHTTANGMECFIQDSILVTLNATPSISITADTNVAEICATNSFNTNITAHNTSSIFGTYSWSYLIDQTSAQAINDNDTLLNYNQDLSQQAGHSVSYVCTYNPGNPGSYGCALAYDTVTYQIKAQPVANIHIVDDGFNCVGANLTAFVDTSGGVGPWHYQWNTNSGTINGSSTLETLRVDNAQNTSTILTCVYHTEGLGCDTPTVNKTAGLFNQPILGIVSTSKVSMCNGDTLRFMTSVTQGNNAGTGHFHWEWRLNQNSSWNPIGDTISNFQRNLNIGTIPGDTTVIIRAQYRDSIDNWGCISGFDSTNLRIRIAPQEIVTVNQSSVCSGDNITASLVDIAGYSHHWNIVTLSDSLIVGPQEDTITINNFNFTILNQSLINTGFANLLVQPITSDPNSCNGIQDTIPLVIHRVPASPLIPHSDTTVCSFAQNLIFPIAAQAGMQYIWTTLGSTLLNMNNPDTSTVGGFSVNAVTSVQTDSVSVYGVYTNDPVCRGASAFVQFTITPDIAPNTSGNIVKYLELDNTLVCLRNDVDGFQWGCDRKSDLKDSIIPDQIFQSCSFGNSFDVTNFYYWVILYQGNCKSKYYFGGVNGNDFPDYVRGGLPQETTDGSPSLLVFPNPSQGNFVISLQNFLGTKATMEIYDALGKQVGNKEVELGSDPEVRFESNFNLDKGIYWLRVVSTQGETALISFVIQ is encoded by the coding sequence ATGAAAAAATTATTGTTCATTCTGTTGTGTCTTTTTAGTGTTTTTATTGAACAGGGAAATAGTCAAAATTACTGCCTTCCACAGTACACCGGAACACTTCCTAATGCAACTTATATTCAGCAAGTTGTCCTTGGCGATTTACGTGATAATCATTCTATTGCGCACCAGGCTGCTCAGTATATTGATTATTCAAGTACAACAACTACAGATTCATTTTACTTATATACTACTGAATTGATACGGGGAAAAAATCAGTCCTTAAGAATTGTTGCAAATAAACCCGGATGTGCATTTACAGCCTGGATTGATTACAATGAAGATTTTTCATTTGACGGGCAGGATGAAAAGATAGGAGTTATTTATGGACCCGGAGCATCGGGTACAATTCAGTTTCATATTCCATCATGGGTGAATCCGGGTGATAAGCGCTTACGGGTGATGGTAACGGATACGACAAGCGGACTGGGTTTGCGTTCGGATTTTTTAGCGTGCGAACCGATTGATCCATTGATTGGACAAACTTTGGATTACACAGTTGAAATAGATTCCAATTATTGTTTTCCGATTTTGTCACAATGTGATACAACATTTATGATTGACGGTATTGAATTTGGAAATATTGTTAATCTTAATACCGGAAAAGGCACTGATTGTCATTCTGATTATACAAATAATCCGGTATTCCTTGGCCAGTTTTCAAGTGGATTCAATCTGCCAATTACATTTCATCTGAAAAACCTATTGTCGAATTTCGCATACCTGAACACATGGATAGATTTTGATGATGATGGAGAGAATGAACATTATGAGCGGTTTAATACCATTGTTATTCCTGTGCCTGCCGGTCCGCCTGTTGATAAGGACACCACTACAACAATTACTTTGCCGAATGCAACAGGCTTCAAACGATTTCGTGTTCAATTATCCAATGCACAGGTCACAACTACCTATGAAGATGAAGCTTGTGTTTCCTTCGCAAGGGGCGAGTACGAAGATTACCTGATCTATCTTTCCGATACTTTGTGTTATCCTTCCAACAGCGGATCTTCTGTTAATGGAACTTTTGTTAATGATTTGAATGTAGATGGTTTTTCCACTCCTTTAAGTGCGGGGGGGACAGTTGTGTATAAAAATTATTACGATTCAGTCAGTGCGGCTATTCCACTTACTGCTGATACAACCCATAACATCCTTGTACAATGGGTGAAACCAATAGGAACAACAGCGTATGTTGGTATTTTTGCAGACTGGAATAATGATGGGGAATTCAATATCAGCAATGCGAACGAAAATTTACTTTTGGGTAGTAGCGACAGGATTCTATATTACACAGACAATGGTGCAGGTGCTCAACAAAGTCGTCCCTTCAAATTCAGGACTCCGACCAATCTCTCTGCAGGTCCTATTCACCTGAGGGTTGTGGTCTCTGATTCAGCGAAATTTAACTTCCAGTGTCCGAATCCTGATTCAGTTCACAGTGGCGAAATCGAAGATTATAAATTGATCATTGCCAATGATGATAGCCTGGCTCCAATTCCTTATGTGATCCCAAGTCCTGGTTTGGGAAGCGGAACGCAAGGCGTTCATAATTTTTGTCCGGGTTATGTACAGTTTTTTGATGCAAGTTATCACCACCCTTCAAAATGGCATTGGTATTTTCCCGGAGGTCAACCCACAGAAGATACAGTTCCTAACCCACGTATTTTTTATTCAAACGCAGGCGCTCATTCTGTAAGACTGGTGGTTGAGAATAGTTTTGGTGTTTCAGATACAGTCACCTGGACAGATTTGATTTATATCACCGCTAATGGGATCAATTTCCGGGATTCGCTCGGGAATTCATTAACCGGTTCTGTAGTATCCTGTTCAGGTGCATCCAGTTTTCAGTTGAATGCGCAGGATGGTTATTTTGACAGCTATAGCTGGAACAATGGAGCAGGAACTTCCGCTCAATTTTCTTCTACGTCTGCATCTCTTCCGGACACAAACAGAGTTGTGTTACTGACTCACACTACTGCGAATGGAATGGAGTGTTTCATTCAGGATTCAATTTTAGTGACGTTGAATGCTACTCCTTCCATCAGTATTACTGCGGATACAAATGTTGCGGAAATTTGTGCAACGAATTCCTTTAATACAAATATTACTGCACACAACACGAGTTCGATTTTCGGAACTTATAGCTGGTCTTATTTGATTGATCAAACTTCTGCGCAGGCAATTAATGATAACGACACTTTATTAAATTATAATCAGGATCTCAGTCAGCAGGCGGGACATAGTGTTTCCTATGTATGCACCTACAATCCGGGTAACCCGGGTTCTTATGGTTGTGCCCTTGCTTATGATACTGTAACTTATCAGATCAAAGCCCAACCTGTGGCCAACATTCACATCGTTGATGACGGATTTAATTGTGTTGGTGCCAATCTTACGGCGTTTGTAGATACAAGTGGCGGAGTAGGTCCATGGCATTATCAATGGAATACAAATTCAGGAACAATCAATGGCTCAAGCACACTTGAAACACTCCGGGTCGATAATGCACAAAACACATCTACTATACTTACCTGTGTGTATCATACAGAAGGTTTGGGTTGCGATACCCCGACAGTAAATAAAACCGCGGGCCTTTTCAATCAACCTATACTTGGGATTGTTTCAACTTCAAAAGTAAGTATGTGTAATGGAGATACACTTAGATTTATGACTTCTGTAACACAGGGAAATAATGCCGGAACGGGACATTTCCATTGGGAATGGAGGTTAAATCAAAATTCATCGTGGAACCCAATTGGTGATACCATTTCCAATTTTCAAAGAAATCTGAACATCGGAACTATTCCCGGTGATACAACGGTAATTATCAGAGCTCAATACCGCGACAGCATCGATAACTGGGGTTGTATTTCCGGATTTGATTCTACGAACCTTCGAATTCGAATCGCTCCACAGGAGATTGTTACGGTGAATCAAAGCTCAGTATGTTCCGGAGATAATATTACCGCGAGCCTGGTGGATATTGCCGGTTACAGTCATCATTGGAATATTGTTACTCTTTCTGACAGCCTGATTGTCGGTCCACAGGAGGACACCATCACTATTAATAATTTCAATTTTACAATTTTAAATCAGTCCCTGATCAATACCGGTTTTGCGAATTTACTTGTTCAGCCAATAACGTCAGATCCTAATTCTTGTAATGGAATTCAAGACACTATTCCATTGGTCATACACAGGGTTCCTGCTTCACCTTTAATTCCTCATAGCGATACGACTGTTTGCAGCTTTGCCCAGAATCTTATTTTTCCTATTGCTGCACAAGCAGGTATGCAATATATCTGGACTACACTGGGCTCAACTTTGTTGAACATGAATAATCCGGATACAAGTACTGTTGGCGGCTTTAGTGTGAATGCGGTAACCTCTGTTCAAACGGATTCTGTAAGTGTATATGGTGTATACACCAATGACCCGGTCTGCAGAGGAGCTTCTGCTTTTGTTCAGTTTACAATCACTCCTGATATTGCGCCCAATACTTCAGGAAATATTGTGAAATACCTTGAGTTGGATAATACGCTTGTTTGTTTACGCAATGATGTAGATGGGTTTCAATGGGGTTGTGACAGGAAATCGGATTTGAAGGATTCTATAATACCCGATCAAATTTTCCAATCGTGTTCTTTTGGTAATAGTTTTGATGTCACAAACTTTTATTACTGGGTCATTCTTTACCAGGGAAATTGCAAGAGCAAGTATTATTTCGGTGGAGTTAACGGAAATGATTTTCCGGATTATGTAAGAGGCGGCTTGCCGCAAGAGACAACAGATGGTTCACCATCCCTTCTTGTTTTTCCAAACCCTAGTCAGGGAAATTTTGTAATTTCTTTGCAAAATTTTTTGGGTACTAAAGCGACAATGGAAATATATGATGCATTGGGTAAGCAGGTAGGAAATAAAGAGGTTGAATTAGGGTCTGACCCGGAGGTCAGGTTTGAATCCAATTTTAATCTGGATAAGGGAATTTATTGGTTGCGCGTAGTCTCCACACAGGGAGAAACGGCTTTAATTTCATTTGTCATTCAATAA
- the lpxD gene encoding UDP-3-O-(3-hydroxymyristoyl)glucosamine N-acyltransferase, with the protein MEFTARQVSDLLQGVVEGDAGVKVDRLSKIEEGTPGSLSFLANPKYAQFIYSTNASAVIVNADFVPEHPVKATLIRVENAYQSFVKLLEIYNQIQRDKKGIEQPSYIATNAQMGENCYVGAFAYIGQNAKIGNNVKIYPQAFVGDNVSIGDNTTLFAGAKVYSDCVIGKDCTLHTGTVIGADGFGFTPNSENQYNKVAQIGNVIIEDYVEIGANTAIDRATLGSTIIRKGVKLDNLIQIAHNVEIGENTVIAAQTGVAGSTKIGKDCMIGGQVGIVGHITIADKVKIAAQSGIGSSITTEGEIVQGSPAFNIGDYKRTYVVFRKLPQLEKKIKELEQMITDLKQIPS; encoded by the coding sequence ATGGAATTTACAGCCAGACAAGTCAGTGATCTCCTTCAAGGAGTTGTCGAAGGAGACGCGGGAGTAAAGGTCGACCGTTTAAGTAAAATTGAAGAAGGAACCCCGGGATCATTAAGCTTTCTGGCGAATCCAAAATATGCTCAATTCATCTATTCAACGAACGCTTCTGCGGTTATTGTTAATGCTGATTTTGTTCCTGAGCATCCGGTAAAAGCTACATTGATCAGGGTTGAGAATGCTTACCAGAGTTTTGTCAAGCTTTTGGAAATATATAATCAGATTCAGCGGGATAAGAAGGGTATAGAGCAACCAAGCTATATTGCCACGAATGCACAAATGGGGGAGAATTGTTATGTTGGGGCATTTGCATACATCGGGCAAAATGCTAAGATTGGAAATAACGTTAAGATTTACCCACAGGCTTTTGTCGGGGACAATGTGAGTATCGGAGATAACACTACATTATTTGCCGGTGCCAAGGTGTACTCGGATTGTGTTATCGGAAAAGACTGTACGCTCCATACGGGTACCGTGATCGGTGCGGATGGATTTGGATTTACTCCGAACAGTGAAAATCAATACAACAAAGTCGCTCAGATCGGTAATGTAATCATTGAAGATTATGTTGAAATCGGTGCCAATACAGCAATCGATCGTGCAACATTGGGTTCCACGATTATCCGAAAAGGAGTAAAACTGGATAATCTCATTCAGATTGCCCACAATGTTGAAATAGGAGAAAACACAGTGATCGCTGCGCAGACAGGCGTAGCTGGTTCAACAAAAATCGGGAAGGATTGTATGATTGGCGGACAGGTAGGAATTGTAGGCCATATCACCATTGCTGATAAAGTTAAAATTGCTGCTCAATCCGGTATAGGTTCAAGTATAACAACTGAAGGAGAAATTGTACAGGGATCACCTGCCTTTAACATTGGCGATTACAAACGAACCTATGTTGTTTTCAGAAAATTACCGCAGTTGGAAAAAAAGATTAAGGAACTCGAGCAAATGATTACTGATTTAAAACAAATTCCTTCTTAA
- a CDS encoding alpha/beta fold hydrolase, producing the protein MTNQPGILLLHGALGSAEQLKDLSVALKDLHPMIVEFTGHGKTPDQGISWSIDYFADHLERLCSRFDSPVYVFGYSMGGYVALSLSMKRPDLFRGIITLGTKFDWTPESARKESSRMNAEKILEKVPVFAADLMKRHGSSNWKMVLKKTADLMLSLGDNPALRIGDISSSDLPVLCCLGEKDNMVNMDETLAFMKIFPDATFRLLPDTPHPIEQVSVSLLASVLSGFVNSNREMS; encoded by the coding sequence ATGACTAATCAACCCGGGATTTTGCTTCTTCATGGTGCGCTCGGAAGTGCTGAGCAATTGAAAGACCTTTCAGTGGCTTTGAAAGATCTTCACCCTATGATTGTGGAATTTACCGGTCATGGAAAAACACCTGATCAGGGAATTTCATGGAGCATTGACTATTTTGCGGATCACCTTGAGCGTTTGTGTTCAAGGTTCGATTCGCCTGTTTATGTGTTTGGTTACAGTATGGGTGGATATGTTGCATTGTCCTTGTCAATGAAAAGACCGGATTTATTTAGAGGCATCATTACCCTGGGAACAAAATTTGACTGGACTCCTGAATCTGCCAGAAAGGAAAGTTCCAGGATGAATGCAGAGAAGATTCTGGAAAAGGTTCCGGTTTTTGCAGCGGATCTGATGAAAAGACACGGTTCTTCAAATTGGAAAATGGTCTTGAAAAAAACTGCCGACCTGATGCTTTCGCTGGGTGATAATCCAGCGTTACGAATAGGGGATATTTCCTCTTCAGACTTGCCGGTACTTTGTTGTCTGGGTGAAAAGGACAATATGGTCAATATGGATGAAACATTGGCTTTTATGAAAATCTTCCCTGACGCTACTTTCAGATTACTTCCGGATACACCTCATCCAATTGAACAGGTTTCGGTCTCTCTATTAGCTTCTGTTTTATCCGGATTTGTAAATTCCAATCGGGAAATGTCCTGA